The following coding sequences are from one Sphingobium sp. Cam5-1 window:
- a CDS encoding outer membrane protein gives MRKIMVATLLAGSAVASPALAQDAGATFTGPRVEAILGYDHTGAGSSVDNDNSRDDQSIDGLLYGVGAGYDVNLGSAVVGVEGEFTDSTAKSSRNPFTSQFGFGRVSQGRDLYVGARAGILASPNTLVYVKGGYTNTKLNVLAGDTDETTDTAFKLDGWRIGGGVERAFNQNMFGKLEYRYSKYDSAHIDFMNGATSSEFDIDTDRHQVVASVGWRF, from the coding sequence ATGCGGAAAATAATGGTCGCAACCCTGCTGGCTGGATCGGCCGTAGCCTCTCCTGCCCTGGCACAGGATGCCGGTGCCACTTTCACCGGGCCAAGGGTCGAAGCCATTTTGGGCTATGATCATACCGGCGCCGGCAGCAGCGTGGACAACGACAATAGCAGAGATGATCAGTCGATCGACGGGCTGCTATATGGCGTAGGCGCGGGCTATGATGTCAATCTCGGCAGCGCTGTCGTGGGTGTTGAGGGCGAATTCACAGATTCCACCGCCAAGAGCAGCAGAAACCCCTTCACCAGCCAGTTCGGTTTCGGCCGTGTCAGCCAGGGCCGTGACCTCTACGTCGGCGCCCGTGCTGGCATACTCGCCAGCCCGAACACCCTTGTCTATGTGAAGGGTGGCTACACCAACACAAAGCTGAACGTGCTTGCAGGCGACACCGACGAAACAACCGATACCGCCTTCAAGCTCGACGGCTGGAGGATCGGTGGCGGCGTTGAACGCGCCTTCAACCAGAACATGTTCGGAAAGCTGGAGTATCGCTACTCAAAATATGACAGCGCGCACATCGATTTCATGAATGGCGCGACGAGCAGCGAATTCGACATCGATACCGATCGTCATCAGGTCGTTGCCAGCGTAGGC